From a single Brassica oleracea var. oleracea cultivar TO1000 chromosome C5, BOL, whole genome shotgun sequence genomic region:
- the LOC106343440 gene encoding uncharacterized protein LOC106343440: MGKTKKEDLNQFLIPHLNTIYDTLDNLQLFERTAFATEEKVNWNDALQMSGHLSRQATIVGMLWSGEAPKAESLKGTMESYFNALQGFILCCHVSTVGAGPTLSSLIHVSVKKIVDSSLRLLQGSVSLYEGSYEKDKKPSIPRLSGAVWEACSGFKKVPTTNITAIGRAITQVAVSMKDVLREMKEVKPAPPEDDASGDNNNSDDDDDLGNDLSPEEMEIAQMVAEIVSETIMVTKELIRVITGMIKLENPKDNSGFVDSLEKMLKLCKGTGDQIDEIGACVYPPQEIVKMKQALKIIQGNLDEVESEVEGLKSASEAFTGACRKLSSSMKHMEAELDKRCEDEVVTEMQNVTLGS; encoded by the exons ATGGGGAAAACAAAGAAAGAAGATCTGAATCAATTTCTGATTCCTCACCTCAACACCATCTACGATACTCTCGATAATCTCCAG TTGTTCGAACGAACAGCGTTTGCGACAGAGGAGAAAGTGAACTGGAACGATGCTCTTCAGATGTCTGGTCATCTCTCTAGACAAGCCACCATAG TGGGAATGCTGTGGAGTGGAGAAGCTCCAAAAGCTGAATCACTTAAGGGGACTATGGAGTCTTACTTCAACGCTCTTCAAGGCTTCATACTTTGTTGCCATGTAAGCACTGTTGGTGCTGGCCCTACTCTTTCTTCGCTCATTCATGTCTCCGTCAAGAAGATCGTCGATTCCAGCCTCAGATTGTTGCAGGGTTCTGTCTCCTTATACG AGGGATCATATGAGAAGGACAAGAAGCCGTCTATTCCACGGCTCTCAGGAGCAGTTTGGGAAGCATGCTCTGGTTTCAAGAAGGTTCCTACAACAAACATCACTGCCATTGGCAGAGCTATTACTCAGGTTGCTGTTTCCATGAAGGATGTCCTCAGGGAGATGAAAGAAGTGAAACCAGCTCCACCTGAGGATGACGCATCTGGTGATAACAACAACTCAGATGATGATGATGATTTAGGGAATGATCTGTCTCCCGAAGAAATGGAAATTGCTCAAATGGTAGCTGAGATTGTGTCTGAGACCATCATGGTGACAAAAGAACTCATCCGAGTTATCACCGGGATGATCAAGCTGGAGAATCCAAAGGATAACAGCGGGTTTGTGGACTCGCTTGAGAAGATGCTGAAGCTGTGTAAAGGAACTGGTGATCAGATCGATGAGATTGGAGCTTGTGTTTATCCTCCGCAGGAGATTGTCAAGATGAAGCAAGCGCTGAAGATAATACAGGGAAACCTCGATGAAGTCGAGTCCGAAGTTGAGGGTTTGAAGAGTGCTTCAGAGGCATTTACAGGAGCTTGCAGGAAGCTGAGTAGCTCGATGAAACACATGGAAGCTGAGTTAGACAAGAGATGCGAGGATGAAGTAGTTACTGAAATGCAGAATGTTACTCTTGGCAGCTAG
- the LOC106295773 gene encoding pentatricopeptide repeat-containing protein At1g22960, mitochondrial, whose translation MILCLRLCRRASRSSFSTSTSTSTSVSKLRYLFLSSSPPSNPESHYAHLILTSHGYNPNRKWSSHQFHPLVTDPDLLIRVLNMIREKPEIAFHFFKWLQSQRDLKQSFLAFAALLEILVENDLMSKASWVAERSIDLGMHEIYHLLIEKSLVDKLIACKTLDLLLWVYTKKSMVKHCLLCFEKMITKGFSPSVRICNLVLRLLRDKQMVNEAQEVYRTMVAHGIKPTVVTVNTMLDTCFKAGDLLKVPEIVSEMEREVVPNVITFNTMLDSCFKAGDLHKVAKLLSEMERRNVYATEVTYNILINGFSKNGKMEEARRCHGDMRTSGFPVTTYSFNPLIEGYCKQGLFDEAWEVVELMLNAGVSPTASTYNIYIRALCEFRRTDDARRVLLGMAAPDVVSYNTLMHGYVKLRKIREAFLLFGELIVRNIRPSVVTYNTLMDGLCESGDLVTAQRLKAEMSRQRIDPDVKTYTTLVKGFVKKGNLSMATATYDEMLEKGIKPDRYACTTRLVGELQLGDKDKAFRLQEEMVAKDHNARDLISYNVCIDGLCKVGDLERAIEFQRKIFRDSLVPDHVTYTTVIRAYLEKGRFKMAKVLYQEMLRKKLSPSVVTYFVLIHGHAKVGRLQQAFQYSGEMEKRDIRPNVMTCNALLHGICKAGEIDEAYRYFRKMEEDGIPPNKYSYTMLINKNSDLGKWEEVVELYREMLDKEIEPDAYTRWALFKHLDKDHASREVEFLEKILRS comes from the coding sequence ATGATCCTATGTCTCCGCCTCTGTCGCAGAGCTTCCAGATCCTCCTTCTCCACTTCCACTTCCACTTCCACTTCCGTCTCTAAGCTACGCTACCTCTTTCTATCATCCTCTCCTCCCTCTAATCCGGAGTCCCATTACGCTCATCTCATTTTGACCTCACACGGCTACAATCCCAATCGCAAGTGGTCTTCCCACCAGTTTCATCCCCTCGTTACTGATCCCGATCTTCTAATTAGAGTCCTCAACATGATCCGAGAGAAGCCCGAGATCGCTTTCCACTTCTTCAAGTGGCTACAGAGCCAACGCGATCTCAAACAGTCATTCCTCGCCTTCGCTGCTCTTCTCGAGATCTTGGTTGAGAATGATCTTATGAGCAAAGCCAGTTGGGTCGCTGAGAGGAGCATCGATCTCGGTATGCACGAAATTTACCATCTTTTGATTGAAAAGAGTCTTGTTGATAAACTGATTGCTTGCAAGACTCTTGATCTGTTGTTGTGGGTTTACACCAAGAAGTCAATGGTGAAACATTGTTTGTTGTGCTTCGAGAAGATGATTACTAAAGGCTTCTCGCCTAGCGTTAGAATCTGTAACTTAGTTTTGAGGCTTCTTAGGGATAAACAAATGGTTAACGAGGCTCAAGAGGTTTATAGGACGATGGTGGCGCACGGTATTAAACCGACGGTTGTCACTGTTAACACTATGCTGGACACTTGTTTCAAGGCTGGTGATTTGCTTAAAGTCCCGGAGATTGTTTCTGAGATGGAGAGGGAAGTTGTGCCTAACGTTATCACGTTCAACACTATGTTGGATTCTTGTTTCAAGGCGGGGGATTTGCACAAAGTGGCCAAGCTTTTGTCTGAGATGGAGAGAAGAAATGTTTATGCTACTGAGGTGACTTACAATATACTGATCAATGGTTTCTCCAAGAATGGTAAGATGGAGGAAGCTAGGCGGTGTCATGGAGATATGCGAACATCTGGATTCCCTGTGACAACTTATTCCTTTAACCCTTTGATTGAAGGGTATTGCAAACAAGGCTTGTTTGATGAAGCTTGGGAGGTTGTTGAGCTAATGCTCAATGCGGGCGTTTCTCCAACCGCATCTACTTATAATATTTATATACGCGCGCTCTGCGAGTTTAGAAGAACGGACGACGCTAGACGGGTGCTGCTTGGTATGGCAGCTCCTGATGTTGTGTCTTACAACACTCTAATGCATGGATACGTTAAGTTGAGGAAGATTAGAGAGGCTTTTCTCTTGTTTGGTGAGCTGATTGTTAGGAACATCCGTCCCAGCGTTGTCACTTACAATACTCTAATGGATGGTCTTTGCGAGTCAGGGGATTTGGTAACTGCTCAGAGGTTAAAAGCAGAGATGTCCAGGCAAAGGATTGATCCTGATGTGAAGACGTACACCACTCTTGTAAAAGGATTCGTCAAGAAAGGGAATCTATCCATGGCTACTGCAACTTACGATGAGATGTTGGAGAAAGGGATCAAGCCTGATAGATATGCATGCACTACAAGGCTCGTGGGTGAGCTGCAGCTTGGAGATAAAGACAAAGCGTTTCGTCTGCAGGAAGAGATGGTGGCTAAGGATCATAACGCTCGAGATCTGATCAGTTATAACGTTTGTATAGATGGACTCTGCAAGGTTGGGGATCTGGAGAGAGCGATTGAGTTTCAGCGGAAGATTTTTAGAGATAGCCTCGTCCCTGATCATGTTACTTACACCACGGTTATTCGTGCTTATCTGGAGAAGGGACGGTTTAAGATGGCCAAGGTCTTGTATCAAGAGATGCTGAGGAAAAAGTTGTCTCCCTCTGTGGTTACCTACTTTGTGTTGATTCATGGTCATGCGAAAGTGGGAAGGCTACAACAAGCGTTTCAATATTCAGGCGAGATGGAGAAGAGAGACATTCGTCCAAATGTCATGACGTGCAACGCTCTTCTACATGGGATCTGCAAAGCTGGTGAGATAGATGAAGCTTACAGATACTTCCGCAAGATGGAAGAAGATGGGATTCCACCGAACAAATACAGCTACACCATGCTTATAAACAAGAACTCTGACCTTGGTAAATGGGAGGAGGTTGTCGAGTTGTATAGAGAGATGCTAGATAAAGAGATTGAGCCGGATGCTTACACGCGCTGGGCCTTGTTCAAGCATTTGGACAAAGACCATGCGTCACGAGAGGTTGAGTTCCTTGAAAAGATATTACGCAGTTGA